In the Myxococcus stipitatus genome, AGAGGTAGTCCTCCACCTGGAGCACGGCCTTGTCCGCGTGGATGACGCGGAAGTAGACGACGGCGCTGACCTTCACGCTGACGTTGTCCCGGGTGATGACGTCCTGGGGCGGCACGTCCCGCGCCACCGTGCGCAGGTCGATGATGACCATCCGCTCCACGAACGGGATGAGCCAGCGGAAGCCCGCGCGCTTGAGGCCCACGTAGCGCCCCAGCCGGAACACCACGCCGTTCTGGTACTCGTTCACGATGCGCACCCCGGAGAGGAACAGCAGGAGCACGATGCCCACCGGGAGCAGGAAGCCGAGCAGCCCGACCAGGTCCGTCATGTCTTCACCTCGTCGACGAAGAGGGTGAGTCCTTCCACGCGCCGCACCACCACCTGCGCGCCCCGGCGGATGGGCGCGGGAGACGTCGCGCGCCAGTGCTCGCCATGGACGAAGACCTCGCCGCCAGCGGGGGAGACGGGCACCACCGTGGTGCCCTCCTCGCCCACGAGCCCCGCGTCTCCACCGCGCTGGGGCATCCCGCGCGTCTGCGCGCTCCGCCACACCACGTAGGCGGCCGCCCCGCCGAGCAGCACGGTCGTGGGCACCAGCCACGCCCACGACACGCGGAACGAGCGGTCCACGAACCAGCCCGGGTCGAAGCGGTCCACCAGGAACACCCCACCCAGGCCCAGCAACACCACGCCCGCGACCCCGAGCAGCCCGCTGGTGACGAACAGCTCCGCGACGATGAGCCCCGCCCCGAGCAGGAGCAGCAGCAGCGCCCCCGCATGGACCGGCAGCGCGGACGACGCGACGAGCGCGAGCACCAGCGCCACCGCGCCCATCAACCCCGGCGCGATGCCGCCAGGATGCGCCAGCTCCACCAACAACCCCAGCGCGGCCACGAGGAACAGCAGGTAGACGAGCGACGGGTGCGCGAACGCATGGACCACCCGCTGGGACAGGCTCGGCGTCAGCTCGACCTGGCGCGCCCCGGCGGTCGTCAACCGCACCGTGTCCCCGTTCGCGAGCCGCACCTCGCGCCCCTGGGCCTGGTCCAGGAACGTGGCTTCGCTGGACGCGACCTGCTCCACCACGCGCAGCTCGCGCGCCGTGTCCGCGGGGACGCTGACGCTGTCGCGCACGGCGGACGCGGCCCACGTCGCGTTGCGGCCCCGCTGCCGCGCGATGCTCTCCGCGAAGGCCACCGTGTCGTTCTCCACCTTGCGCGCCTGCTGCCGTCCCCCCACGTCCTCCACGTCCTCTCCCCCGGCCCCGGCCACCGGGTGCGCGGCGCCGATATGCGTGCCGGGCGCCATCGCCGCCAGGTTCGAGGCCAGGGTGATGAAGACGCCCGCGCTCCCGGCGCGAGCCCCCGAGGGACCCACCCACACGAGCACCGGCACGGACGCGCCCAGGAAGGCGCGCACGATGACTCGCGTCGCGTCCAACGAACCGCCAGGCGTGTCGAGCCGGACCAGCAGCGCCGAGGCCCCCAGGTCCTCCGCGCGCCGGACGCAGTCCGCCAGATAGGCGCCGGAGCCGCTGTCCACCACGCCCTCCAGCTCGCAGCGGGCCACGACGGGGGGCGCGACGGAGGGCTCGGCGGCGCGCGGAGGTGTCGCCACCAGCGCCGTCATCGACAGCAGGGCCCAGGCCGCGGCGAGGAGGCGAGCGTGGCGTCGCGGGGCCATGTCACACCCCCGTGAGTCCCGGGAGGGACGTGGGGACGAGCCCCCGGGCGGGAAGCGGGCGCGACGTGGCCAGGGCGTCGAGCAGCCGCAGGTGGTCCAGCAACAGCCGGGGCATGAGGAACTGCTGCCGCACGTTCTCCCGCCCGCGCTCACCGAGCAGCCTCGCCTCCTCGGGCATTCGCAGCAGGCGCAGCAGGGCCTCCGCGCACTCCTCCACGGTGTCCACGAGCACGCCGCCGATGCCGTCCGGCAGCTGCAACGGGATTCCTCCCGCGCGGCCTCCGACGACGGGCGTGCCCTTCCAGAGCGCCTCGGAGACCACGAGGCCGAAGCCCTCGCGCAGCGACTTCTGTACGACGACGTCGGAGAGGGCCTGGAGCGCGTTGACCTCGATGTTCCCCACGCCGACGAGGTTGGTGAGGACGTGGATGAGGCCGTCGTGGGCGGTGGCCTCGCGCACCTCCTCGTAGACGCTCCAGCCCTCCGGGTCGTCGAAGGCGAGCGAGCCGACGAGGGCCAGCTGCAGGTCGGGGATGTGGGGCCGCACGCGCTGGTAGGCGTGGACGACGCCCATGGGGTCCTTCCACCGGTCGAAGCGGCCCACCTGACAGACGAGGGGCCGGTGGGTGCGGACGCCGACCCACTCCAGCACGTCCCGCGCGAGCTGTCGGGGCAGGGGATGGTTCTTGGGACTGAGCGGGTCGATGGCGGGCGCGTGGACGCGCACCTCGCGGATGGGCAGCGACGGAGGGATGAACTCCGGCAGGGTGAAGATGGCCGCGTCGTACTCGCGCAGGTACGGGGCCAGGAACTCCCAGTAGCTGGGGTTGGGATGGGACGTGTCGATGTGGCAGCGCCATATCCAGCGCGCGTCGCGCAGGCCGCTGACGGCCGCGAGGATGGCGGGCTGCGGGTCGTGGACGAAGATGAAGTCGTAGTCCTCGGAGTCGGACACCAACCGGCGCGCGTTGAGCTGCGCGTTGGCCAGGTAGATGGCCTTCTCGGACTCCGTCAGCGCTCCGGGCGCGCCCTGGAGGCCGTTGTGCACGCGCTTGGTGACCTGGAAGAAGCTCTCGTCGCCGTGGATGAGCTTCCAGTCCGTCGCGATGCCCACGTCGTTGTAGAGCGGCACCAGGGAGCGGAGGACCTCCGAGACCCCACCCCCATATGGCGTGGCGTTGATGTGCATGCAGCGCGCGCCGCGCAGCCGCTCCGCGAGGTGGAGCAGCTCGTCGAGCTGCGCATCGGGAGCCACGCCCCGATACATGGCGAGCGACTGCTTGCCGACGTCCACGACATCCAACATGGCCCCGGGCTCCTCCCTGCGACGGGTGTTCCCAGGGCAACGGTGCTCACGCCCGAGGTGGGCTTCCCGCTCGGAGGCTCGCGCGTCCGGGGGCGGAGGCCCCGGCGGAGCGCCCGCGCGCCGGGCCGCCCTCCGACTGGTGGGGAAGGAGACATGTCCCCACCTTGGAGCGCGAGGCGTGTGTCACCGGGCCTCGCCCAGACCTCGAAGGGGAGGATTCATGCGTCGCGTCGTGCTCGTCGTCCTGGCTCTCGCGGTCGTCCCGTTGGCGTGCAAGACCACGCAACCGCCGGGGGCGGAGGAGCAGGAACCCCTCCAGGGCCCCGACCAGGTCCGGGAGCCCGTCCAGACCGTGCCGGACGAACCCCCGGGGCCCGCCACGCCGCTGCCCGCGCTGCCCGACGCGGGAACGCCCGACGGACAGTCGTAGCGCCGTCCGTCACATGCTGAAGATCTGCGACCGGGCCGCCTCGGCGATGGCGACGACGGCGGGGTGCCGCAGGCGCCGCTCGACGGTGATGGCGTAGAAGCACGTCTCGATTTCGTCGGTGCGGCCGATGACGGAGCAGTTGAACTGCCGCTCCATCTGCGACTCGATGACGGAGGGCATGGCGAAGACGCCGTGCCCGCTCTGCCCGAAGGCCTGCAGGAGCGCGCTGTCGTCGAAGTCGCCGGCGATGAGCGGACGCAGCCGCTGGCGCTCGAACCACAGGTCCAGCGAGCGGCGCACCGAGGACTCGTCCGACGGCAGCAGCACGGGCGCGCCGTCCAGCGAGCGCGGGAAGTCCTTCTTGAGGTGGCGCAGGTTCTCCGCCGCGAAGAAGGACACGCCGCACTTGCCCAGCAGGTGGTTGAAGGAGCGGACGCTGACCGGCTCGGAGCTGGGCGCGTCCGCGAGCACCACGTCCAATTCGTG is a window encoding:
- the nhaR gene encoding transcriptional activator NhaR produces the protein MSWLNYHHLLYFWTVARAGSIAKAGEELHLAQPTISSQLKLLEESLGHKLFERQGRKLVLTDVGRTVMRYADEIFRMGNELKNVVAGMPTGQQLRLNVGILDVIPKLVAEQLLKPALEAGPSLRIICREGPLPQLLASLALHELDVVLADAPSSEPVSVRSFNHLLGKCGVSFFAAENLRHLKKDFPRSLDGAPVLLPSDESSVRRSLDLWFERQRLRPLIAGDFDDSALLQAFGQSGHGVFAMPSVIESQMERQFNCSVIGRTDEIETCFYAITVERRLRHPAVVAIAEAARSQIFSM
- a CDS encoding glycosyltransferase is translated as MLDVVDVGKQSLAMYRGVAPDAQLDELLHLAERLRGARCMHINATPYGGGVSEVLRSLVPLYNDVGIATDWKLIHGDESFFQVTKRVHNGLQGAPGALTESEKAIYLANAQLNARRLVSDSEDYDFIFVHDPQPAILAAVSGLRDARWIWRCHIDTSHPNPSYWEFLAPYLREYDAAIFTLPEFIPPSLPIREVRVHAPAIDPLSPKNHPLPRQLARDVLEWVGVRTHRPLVCQVGRFDRWKDPMGVVHAYQRVRPHIPDLQLALVGSLAFDDPEGWSVYEEVREATAHDGLIHVLTNLVGVGNIEVNALQALSDVVVQKSLREGFGLVVSEALWKGTPVVGGRAGGIPLQLPDGIGGVLVDTVEECAEALLRLLRMPEEARLLGERGRENVRQQFLMPRLLLDHLRLLDALATSRPLPARGLVPTSLPGLTGV
- a CDS encoding NfeD family protein, encoding MTALVATPPRAAEPSVAPPVVARCELEGVVDSGSGAYLADCVRRAEDLGASALLVRLDTPGGSLDATRVIVRAFLGASVPVLVWVGPSGARAGSAGVFITLASNLAAMAPGTHIGAAHPVAGAGGEDVEDVGGRQQARKVENDTVAFAESIARQRGRNATWAASAVRDSVSVPADTARELRVVEQVASSEATFLDQAQGREVRLANGDTVRLTTAGARQVELTPSLSQRVVHAFAHPSLVYLLFLVAALGLLVELAHPGGIAPGLMGAVALVLALVASSALPVHAGALLLLLLGAGLIVAELFVTSGLLGVAGVVLLGLGGVFLVDRFDPGWFVDRSFRVSWAWLVPTTVLLGGAAAYVVWRSAQTRGMPQRGGDAGLVGEEGTTVVPVSPAGGEVFVHGEHWRATSPAPIRRGAQVVVRRVEGLTLFVDEVKT